One Lysinibacillus sp. OF-1 DNA segment encodes these proteins:
- the menC gene encoding o-succinylbenzoate synthase: MRVEKITLRHLKMPMKTPFTTSFGTVDEKELLLVEARDESGITGWGETVAFVAPWYTEETLKTTWHMLQDFLIPILLHKEIGHPDEVNSLFAPIRRNCMAKASIEGAVWDIYAQLTKQSLAQALGGQKQRIEVGVSVGIQPSTAQLIEVIKSHIEKGYKRVKIKIKPGYDVEVVRAIRAELPDLPLMVDANSAYTLEDINILQQLDDFRLLMIEQPLATDDIVDHATLQKKLKTPICLDESITSFEDARRAIELGSCGVINIKIGRVGGLTEAKRIHDLCKAKRIPVWCGGMLEAGIGRAHNIALTSLSHFILPGDTAGSSHYWYEDIIDPEVVVKDGYIEVSQSVGIGYAPNMTIIDKLTISTEVYQ, translated from the coding sequence GTGAGAGTAGAAAAGATAACGTTAAGGCACTTAAAAATGCCCATGAAAACACCATTTACAACGAGCTTTGGCACAGTCGATGAAAAAGAGCTGTTATTAGTAGAAGCAAGAGATGAGTCAGGAATTACAGGATGGGGAGAAACCGTTGCTTTTGTAGCACCTTGGTATACAGAAGAGACATTAAAGACCACATGGCATATGCTACAGGATTTTTTGATACCCATCTTGTTACATAAAGAGATTGGGCATCCAGATGAGGTCAATTCCTTATTTGCCCCTATTCGTCGAAATTGTATGGCGAAGGCTTCGATAGAGGGTGCTGTCTGGGACATCTATGCTCAACTAACGAAGCAATCACTTGCACAGGCATTAGGTGGCCAAAAGCAGCGTATTGAAGTCGGTGTCAGTGTAGGTATCCAGCCTTCCACTGCGCAATTAATAGAGGTAATAAAAAGTCATATTGAAAAGGGTTACAAAAGGGTGAAAATAAAAATAAAGCCTGGCTATGATGTTGAGGTAGTACGAGCAATCCGTGCGGAACTACCAGACTTACCTTTGATGGTGGATGCAAACTCTGCTTATACATTAGAGGATATAAATATACTTCAGCAGCTGGATGACTTTCGTTTATTAATGATTGAACAACCATTAGCTACGGATGATATTGTCGATCATGCAACATTACAGAAAAAGTTAAAAACGCCTATTTGTTTAGATGAAAGTATCACATCTTTTGAGGATGCCAGACGAGCGATTGAGCTTGGGAGCTGTGGTGTCATTAACATCAAGATTGGACGAGTAGGTGGTTTAACAGAAGCGAAACGAATCCATGATTTATGTAAAGCGAAACGAATTCCAGTTTGGTGTGGTGGTATGTTAGAAGCAGGGATCGGACGAGCACATAATATTGCCTTAACATCGCTTAGTCATTTTATTTTACCTGGTGATACTGCAGGTTCTAGTCATTATTGGTATGAAGATATAATTGATCCTGAAGTAGTAGTGAAAGATGGTTATATTGAGGTGTCGCAGTCAGTTGGTATTGGGTATGCGCCTAATATGACTATTATTGATAAGTTAACGATTAGTACAGAGGTCTATCAATAA
- a CDS encoding GNAT family N-acetyltransferase, which produces MLEQVRIQKVMTPVEIAEVQKLNAEIWGSQAIPSHQLLAAVQNGGLIVGAYLGEKLIGFNYCFVGYQDGEMYLHSHMIGVEKAYREQGVAELLKHAQQEYAKEHGFQLVRWLIEPLEVRLANLAFLKLNATSYQYENDYYGPLQDDFNEGLPSDRLVVEWWIERDQMTDSLDELEEIAGEIVPWTLTVDGLPALDVENAFQMEQSFYKDAYLLPIPQSLQKMKVESPKLAEDWRYKIRTILTTLFNQDYAIVRMKKHPEYVHSYLLVRRSLLAL; this is translated from the coding sequence ATGTTAGAGCAAGTGCGTATACAGAAAGTAATGACACCGGTAGAAATTGCAGAGGTCCAAAAATTGAATGCAGAAATATGGGGTAGCCAAGCAATTCCCTCCCATCAATTACTAGCAGCTGTACAAAATGGTGGGTTAATAGTAGGGGCATATTTAGGAGAAAAGCTAATTGGCTTTAACTATTGCTTCGTGGGTTATCAAGATGGCGAAATGTACTTACATTCGCACATGATTGGTGTAGAAAAAGCATATCGTGAACAAGGTGTAGCTGAATTATTGAAGCACGCGCAACAAGAATATGCAAAAGAACATGGTTTTCAGCTTGTCCGTTGGTTAATTGAACCGTTAGAAGTACGTTTAGCTAATCTAGCGTTTCTAAAACTAAATGCCACTAGCTATCAATATGAAAATGATTACTATGGCCCGCTCCAGGATGATTTTAATGAAGGACTACCTTCAGATAGGTTAGTCGTTGAATGGTGGATCGAGCGTGACCAAATGACAGATAGCCTTGATGAATTAGAAGAAATAGCGGGGGAGATTGTACCGTGGACATTAACCGTCGATGGCTTACCTGCGCTTGATGTGGAAAATGCATTTCAGATGGAGCAGTCCTTTTACAAGGATGCCTATCTCTTACCAATTCCACAATCTTTACAGAAAATGAAAGTAGAGAGTCCAAAACTTGCAGAGGATTGGCGTTATAAAATACGCACAATCTTAACTACATTATTTAATCAAGATTATGCCATTGTACGTATGAAGAAGCACCCAGAATATGTTCATAGCTATCTGTTAGTCAGACGCTCCTTATTAGCCTTATAA
- a CDS encoding M20 peptidase aminoacylase family protein encodes MKEELDYLRPRLMEIFTYLHANPEISWHEVETTNYIVELLTQEGFSPIRFKNSTGLYVDVGHGYPKVGLRTDIDALWQEVDGHFRANHSCGHDGHMTMAIGTLLLLKDLQQSFNGTIRVIFQPAEEKGTGALSVLEEGVIDDLDYLFGVHVRPVHELEDGTYCAALYHGASRLLEGEIIGEDAHAARPHLGINAIEVGATIIEDLRTIHTDPMVPVSVKMTKFHAGGDSGNIIPGNASFTIDIRAQQNNVMDDLAQGVKRVIDSSKILHKVQIELRTVANIVAAEVDTSAQYMMEQAIIQAVGLSNLRKPVHTPGGEDFHHYAVQRPHLKTTMLGLGCGLTPGLHHPKMKFKQARLVTGVEILTRAVLLALDSGQTKEASA; translated from the coding sequence ATGAAAGAAGAGTTAGATTATTTGAGGCCAAGGTTAATGGAGATTTTTACGTATTTACATGCAAATCCTGAAATTAGCTGGCATGAAGTAGAAACCACCAATTATATAGTTGAGCTATTAACACAGGAAGGATTTTCTCCTATACGGTTTAAAAATTCCACAGGTCTATACGTCGATGTTGGCCATGGATATCCAAAAGTGGGGTTAAGAACAGATATAGATGCCTTATGGCAGGAGGTCGATGGTCATTTCCGTGCAAATCATTCCTGCGGTCATGACGGACATATGACGATGGCCATTGGTACGCTATTACTTTTAAAAGACTTACAGCAATCATTTAATGGTACAATTCGTGTTATTTTCCAACCGGCAGAAGAAAAGGGAACTGGAGCGTTATCTGTTTTAGAGGAAGGTGTTATTGATGACTTAGATTATTTATTTGGTGTTCATGTACGACCTGTCCATGAGCTAGAGGATGGTACGTATTGTGCTGCGCTCTATCACGGTGCCTCTCGCTTGCTTGAGGGGGAGATTATAGGGGAGGATGCCCATGCTGCAAGACCTCACCTAGGCATTAATGCCATTGAAGTAGGCGCAACGATCATTGAAGATTTAAGAACTATTCATACTGATCCTATGGTGCCAGTGTCTGTTAAGATGACGAAATTTCATGCTGGTGGAGATTCAGGCAATATTATTCCTGGTAATGCATCGTTTACGATTGATATTCGTGCCCAGCAAAATAATGTAATGGATGATTTAGCACAAGGGGTAAAGCGCGTTATAGATTCCTCTAAAATCTTGCATAAGGTGCAGATTGAATTACGCACTGTTGCGAATATTGTAGCTGCTGAAGTCGACACAAGTGCACAATACATGATGGAGCAGGCCATTATACAGGCTGTGGGATTATCGAATTTAAGAAAGCCAGTTCATACACCTGGTGGAGAAGATTTTCATCACTATGCTGTGCAACGACCACATTTAAAAACAACGATGCTTGGCTTGGGCTGTGGTCTTACACCGGGATTGCATCATCCAAAAATGAAATTTAAACAAGCAAGACTTGTCACGGGAGTTGAAATTCTAACGAGGGCAGTACTGCTAGCATTGGATTCAGGGCAGACAAAGGAGGCGTCAGCATAA
- a CDS encoding peptide MFS transporter, whose translation MSSKDEVVKSVPQNGFVGHPKGLFTLFFTEFWERFSYYGMRAILIFFMYYELNEGGLGLDRGTANSIMAIYGSLVYMSGIIGGWIADRVLGTRRTIFYGGVLIMIGHLLLALPGGVTMLFASMAFIVMGTGLLKPNVSSIVGDIYAETDSRRDAGFSIFYMGINMGAFIAPFIVGTIGQKYSFHLGFGLAGLGMFVGLIVYKLTEKKYLGLAGLQVNNPLKPEERKKVFTQFGIVALLIIILGAIGIKTGTLTMNVFSFIITALGVLIPTVFFIYMYRSEKTTKDEKSRLLAYIPLFLSAVMFWAIQEQGATILATYADERTQLSIGGIQLQSSWFQSLNPLFVITLAPLFAMLWLKWGDKQPTTPRKFSYALFFAGLSFLVMMIPAYLSGGETLVSPLWLVLSFFLVVVGELLLSPVGLSATTKLAPQAFAAQTMSLWFLTSAAAQAINAQLVKVYEVVSEFTYFGFLGSLSIVVGIIILVLSPIISKAMKGIN comes from the coding sequence ATGTCTAGTAAAGATGAAGTTGTAAAATCTGTCCCTCAAAATGGCTTTGTTGGACACCCTAAAGGGCTCTTTACTTTGTTTTTCACGGAATTTTGGGAACGTTTCTCGTATTATGGAATGCGAGCAATTCTCATCTTCTTTATGTATTATGAATTGAATGAGGGTGGCTTAGGTCTAGACCGCGGAACAGCGAACTCTATTATGGCCATCTATGGCTCACTTGTTTATATGTCTGGTATTATAGGTGGCTGGATTGCCGACCGAGTTTTAGGAACACGTAGAACCATTTTTTATGGTGGCGTGTTAATTATGATCGGTCACTTACTGCTAGCATTGCCTGGCGGAGTGACTATGTTATTTGCTTCAATGGCATTTATCGTCATGGGTACAGGTTTATTAAAGCCAAACGTTTCAAGTATTGTTGGGGACATTTATGCTGAAACAGATAGCCGCCGTGATGCAGGTTTTTCTATTTTCTATATGGGTATTAATATGGGGGCATTCATTGCGCCATTTATTGTCGGAACAATTGGACAAAAATATAGCTTCCATCTAGGCTTTGGTTTAGCTGGTCTTGGAATGTTTGTTGGTTTAATTGTTTACAAATTAACAGAGAAAAAGTATTTAGGCTTAGCAGGATTACAAGTTAATAATCCATTAAAGCCTGAAGAACGTAAAAAAGTCTTTACACAATTCGGAATTGTAGCCTTACTTATCATCATTTTAGGTGCTATTGGTATTAAAACGGGTACATTAACAATGAATGTATTCAGTTTTATTATTACGGCACTAGGTGTATTAATTCCAACTGTGTTCTTCATTTATATGTATCGCAGTGAAAAAACTACGAAAGATGAGAAGTCTCGCCTACTTGCTTATATTCCATTATTTTTATCAGCGGTAATGTTCTGGGCTATACAAGAACAAGGGGCAACAATTTTAGCTACGTATGCAGATGAGCGTACTCAGTTAAGTATTGGAGGCATTCAGCTTCAATCTTCATGGTTCCAGTCGTTGAATCCTTTATTTGTCATAACATTGGCACCATTATTTGCGATGCTATGGCTTAAATGGGGGGACAAGCAACCAACTACACCACGTAAGTTTTCATATGCATTGTTTTTTGCAGGTCTCTCATTCTTAGTAATGATGATTCCAGCATACTTATCTGGTGGGGAAACGTTAGTAAGCCCTTTATGGCTAGTCCTGTCATTCTTCCTAGTAGTGGTTGGTGAGTTATTATTATCACCAGTTGGTCTATCTGCTACAACAAAGTTGGCACCGCAAGCCTTTGCAGCACAAACTATGTCATTATGGTTTTTAACAAGTGCCGCAGCACAAGCAATTAATGCGCAATTAGTAAAGGTTTATGAAGTTGTAAGCGAATTCACATACTTCGGCTTCTTAGGTTCATTATCTATTGTGGTCGGAATTATTATATTAGTACTTTCACCGATTATTTCAAAAGCGATGAAGGGTATTAATTAA
- the hflX gene encoding GTPase HflX has protein sequence MDRIKEVDVLLEKAILVGVNLRNDEHFDYSMEELKNLAEALHVEVVGVVTQNLERVTPSHYVGTGKIEEIKNFYEEAQANLVIFNDELSPSQIRNLERDLATKVIDRTMLILDIFGRRAKTREAQMQVELAQLQYMLPRLVGLHASLSRQGGGTGGGFKNRGAGETKLELDRRKIEDQIAKIKKDLEHVKEQRETQRKQRRKNALPVVSIVGYTNAGKSTIMNQLLAQIGQEEHKQVFEKDMLFATLETSVRQIELPDKKTFLLTDTVGFVSKLPHHLVKAFRSTLEEARDADLLLHVVDVSNAEHGFMMDVTNETLKAVGVEDIPTIYVYNKADIADVPYPVVSGDNMWISAKQGIGLEELIQLIRQHIFSHYVTCDMLIPYDQGNVVSYLNEYASVFNTAYEEGGTLLSLEVKAADYAKYQQYVVN, from the coding sequence ATGGATAGAATTAAGGAAGTCGATGTATTACTTGAAAAGGCCATATTAGTTGGCGTAAATTTACGAAATGATGAGCATTTTGATTATTCTATGGAAGAGCTAAAAAATTTAGCAGAGGCCTTGCATGTGGAAGTAGTAGGCGTTGTCACGCAAAATTTGGAGCGTGTTACACCGTCTCATTATGTGGGGACAGGTAAAATAGAAGAAATCAAAAATTTTTATGAAGAAGCGCAAGCAAATCTTGTTATTTTTAATGATGAATTGTCGCCTTCTCAAATTCGTAATTTAGAGCGTGATTTAGCAACGAAGGTTATTGATCGAACAATGCTTATTTTAGATATTTTTGGAAGACGGGCAAAAACACGAGAAGCACAAATGCAGGTGGAATTAGCTCAGTTACAATACATGCTACCTCGCTTAGTGGGCTTACATGCCTCTCTAAGTCGTCAGGGCGGTGGTACTGGAGGCGGCTTTAAAAACCGTGGTGCTGGTGAAACGAAGCTTGAATTGGATCGACGAAAAATTGAAGATCAAATTGCTAAAATTAAAAAGGATCTTGAGCACGTTAAAGAGCAACGAGAAACACAACGTAAACAGCGTCGAAAAAATGCACTCCCAGTTGTATCAATCGTCGGCTATACAAATGCGGGTAAATCAACCATTATGAATCAGTTGCTTGCCCAAATAGGGCAAGAAGAACATAAACAGGTTTTTGAAAAGGATATGCTTTTTGCTACACTTGAAACTTCAGTTCGTCAAATTGAACTACCCGATAAAAAGACATTTTTACTGACAGATACAGTTGGTTTTGTTAGTAAATTACCCCACCATTTAGTAAAAGCGTTCCGATCCACATTAGAAGAAGCGCGAGATGCTGATCTTTTACTCCATGTTGTTGATGTTTCAAATGCAGAGCATGGATTTATGATGGATGTGACAAATGAAACGCTGAAGGCGGTTGGAGTAGAAGACATTCCAACAATCTATGTTTACAATAAGGCTGATATAGCAGATGTTCCTTACCCTGTAGTCAGCGGTGATAATATGTGGATTTCAGCAAAACAAGGGATCGGTTTAGAGGAATTAATACAATTGATTCGTCAGCATATCTTCTCTCATTATGTGACGTGTGACATGTTAATTCCTTATGACCAAGGCAACGTTGTTTCTTATTTAAATGAATATGCCTCTGTTTTTAATACAGCCTATGAAGAGGGCGGTACATTATTATCGCTTGAAGTAAAGGCAGCAGATTATGCCAAGTACCAACAATATGTTGTCAATTAA
- the putP gene encoding sodium/proline symporter PutP, protein MSDNMYQLLAIIIYMVAMLAIGWYAFVKTSNLTDYMLGGRSLGPAVTALSAGAADMSGWLLMGLPGAIFLSGLVEAWIAIGLTIGAYLNWLLVAPRLRVYTQVTNDSITIPSYLDNRLRDNTKLIRIASGIIILLFFTFYVSSGMVAGGKFFESSFGYDYHTGLLIVSGVTVAYTLFGGFLAVSYTDFLQGLIMFLALIMVPLFGLFVTGGIGDTITSIKAVSPDLLNLLPATATAAGIISSVAWGLGYFGQPHIIVRFMAISSVKETKQARRIGIGWMMLSLFGAIGTALVGVAYYEQNAGELKDAETVFIVLGQVLFHPFIAGIMLAAILAAVMSTISSQLIVTSSALVEDIYKALFNKTADDKHYVFVGRMAVLVVAIIAAILGWNPDSSILSLVGFAWAGFGAAFGPIILLSLYWRKLTNYGALSGMITGAATAFVWGKVDVLSSALYEIVPGFFVCLIVAIVVSMLTYRPNKEIEEEFTRSETILKEERK, encoded by the coding sequence ATGTCAGATAACATGTATCAATTATTAGCAATTATTATTTACATGGTCGCCATGCTAGCAATAGGTTGGTATGCATTTGTGAAAACATCCAATTTAACAGACTATATGCTTGGCGGTCGTTCCTTAGGTCCAGCGGTTACTGCGCTAAGTGCAGGTGCTGCGGATATGTCTGGCTGGCTCCTTATGGGCTTACCAGGTGCGATATTTTTATCAGGTCTTGTGGAAGCTTGGATTGCGATTGGACTTACAATAGGGGCTTATTTAAACTGGCTGCTTGTTGCACCACGTTTACGGGTTTACACACAGGTTACGAATGATTCCATTACCATTCCAAGTTATTTGGATAATCGATTACGTGATAATACTAAGCTTATTAGGATTGCTTCAGGTATTATCATCCTATTATTTTTCACGTTTTATGTATCGTCAGGAATGGTAGCAGGAGGCAAGTTTTTCGAGAGTTCATTTGGTTATGATTATCACACAGGGTTATTAATCGTTTCAGGCGTAACAGTTGCCTATACCCTATTCGGTGGGTTTTTAGCGGTTAGTTATACAGATTTTTTACAAGGGCTTATTATGTTTTTAGCACTTATTATGGTACCGTTATTCGGGCTATTTGTAACAGGTGGGATAGGAGATACAATTACCTCTATTAAAGCGGTTAGTCCAGATCTTCTAAATTTATTACCAGCCACTGCGACAGCGGCAGGAATTATTTCTTCAGTTGCTTGGGGATTAGGTTATTTTGGACAGCCACATATCATTGTTCGCTTTATGGCAATTAGCTCTGTGAAAGAAACAAAGCAGGCTCGACGTATTGGTATTGGCTGGATGATGTTAAGTTTATTCGGTGCTATTGGGACAGCTTTGGTAGGGGTAGCCTATTATGAGCAAAACGCTGGTGAGCTGAAAGACGCTGAAACAGTATTTATTGTCCTAGGACAAGTTTTATTCCATCCATTTATAGCCGGTATTATGCTGGCGGCTATTTTAGCAGCTGTTATGAGTACCATTTCCTCACAGCTTATTGTGACTTCCTCAGCGCTTGTAGAGGATATTTATAAAGCTTTATTTAATAAAACAGCAGATGATAAACATTATGTGTTTGTTGGGCGTATGGCTGTATTAGTTGTTGCAATTATTGCAGCAATCCTAGGGTGGAATCCAGATAGTTCCATTTTAAGCTTAGTTGGCTTTGCTTGGGCAGGATTTGGTGCAGCGTTTGGACCTATTATTTTACTCTCTTTATATTGGAGAAAGCTCACGAATTATGGGGCACTTAGCGGAATGATAACAGGGGCTGCAACTGCGTTTGTTTGGGGTAAAGTGGATGTTTTATCAAGTGCTCTATATGAAATTGTTCCTGGCTTCTTTGTTTGTTTAATTGTTGCGATTGTTGTCAGTATGCTGACATATAGACCAAATAAAGAAATTGAAGAAGAGTTCACTCGCTCAGAGACAATACTAAAAGAAGAAAGAAAATAG
- a CDS encoding class I SAM-dependent methyltransferase, with amino-acid sequence MTFEEMKALLIEQILQQQLVTATISQPRMKSNEIKRIKLKPLMLKNHYHIQIEYQYERILKHENIEVADFPYKLEAIFEDYRQAHIDFVDEKVHVQLSKKNKVLWKSNKSTSPKQVNLAHNRKKNYLLSDDQPYPFLIRLGVQTEEGRVKKQKYDKFKQINRFIEFIDDALTYLPQDRQVRILDFGSGKSYLTFALYHYLKIEKGLDIRVTGLDLKKEVIEECSRIAQDLGYDQLEFLVGDINDYNDESAVDMVVTLHACDVATDMALARAVKWGASVILSVPCCQHELNRQLNTPALDIMLQHGLVRERFAALATDAIRAEILSLVGYEAQLLEFIDMENTPKNILIRAYQTGKKPSEEQRASYDAFLKLLNATPFLAKELKDYL; translated from the coding sequence ATGACATTTGAAGAAATGAAAGCTCTGCTCATTGAGCAAATTTTACAGCAACAGCTTGTGACTGCTACAATCAGTCAACCACGCATGAAATCGAACGAAATCAAACGTATAAAATTAAAGCCATTAATGTTAAAAAATCATTATCATATACAAATTGAATACCAATATGAACGCATTTTAAAACATGAAAATATTGAAGTGGCCGATTTCCCTTACAAGCTTGAAGCCATTTTTGAGGATTATCGTCAAGCACATATCGATTTTGTAGATGAAAAAGTACATGTGCAATTATCCAAAAAGAATAAGGTCCTTTGGAAATCTAATAAATCGACCTCCCCTAAACAAGTCAATTTAGCTCATAATCGAAAAAAAAATTATTTACTATCTGATGACCAGCCCTATCCATTTTTAATTCGGCTTGGGGTACAAACAGAGGAAGGGAGAGTAAAGAAACAAAAATACGATAAGTTTAAGCAAATTAATCGTTTCATTGAATTTATTGATGATGCTTTAACTTACTTACCTCAGGATCGACAAGTGCGTATTTTAGATTTTGGTTCGGGTAAATCTTACTTAACCTTCGCTTTGTATCATTATTTAAAAATCGAAAAGGGCTTAGACATTCGTGTTACTGGTTTAGATTTAAAAAAAGAGGTTATTGAAGAATGTTCAAGAATCGCACAGGATCTAGGCTATGACCAGCTCGAATTTCTTGTAGGAGATATTAATGATTATAATGATGAATCTGCTGTGGACATGGTGGTAACACTACATGCATGTGATGTTGCGACAGACATGGCACTAGCTCGTGCTGTGAAATGGGGGGCCAGTGTAATATTAAGTGTCCCTTGTTGTCAGCATGAGTTAAATCGTCAATTAAATACGCCAGCTCTTGATATTATGTTGCAACACGGTCTTGTTCGAGAACGTTTTGCAGCACTAGCCACAGATGCTATTCGTGCTGAAATATTATCCTTGGTTGGCTATGAGGCACAGCTTTTAGAGTTTATTGATATGGAAAATACCCCTAAAAACATTTTAATCCGAGCATATCAAACAGGTAAAAAACCTAGTGAAGAGCAACGCGCCAGCTATGATGCCTTCTTAAAATTGCTCAATGCCACACCATTTTTAGCTAAAGAGTTAAAAGATTATTTATAA
- a CDS encoding ABC transporter permease yields the protein MLFKDQLDFVTQHIKKNKLRVFMTILAATMGCAFLIVLASVGFGLQESLRNEILSNETVTKIQVYGDKQLTEEQVQEIKNLNHVETVLETISVNASAHSFLGDRDTTSNLILSDMQDFEQVNGKLAKGHYPTKPNEIVVGYHFGQTLLNAAERNIIEEKSKKAEAEGTYYDGSEEGYKESLIGKNIELSLVPHTGTNDETQKMAYTIVGVMEKPSYDWMVDNAIHMDKAQKSVLAENIPANSDIKEDELFYSEFNIYADTLENVKPILEKLKGKGYSVYSVTEQLDQMNVFFLVLKIGLIFVGTIAVLIASIGIFNTMTMAVTERTREIGVLKAIGASPKLIQRLFLMESTFIGIFGTFIAVVISYAISFAANAALPLILKAATGEEAFATNDIIFSLIPWQLVIIAAAISIGVAMISGYRPARKATKIDVIQALRQEL from the coding sequence ATGTTATTTAAAGATCAACTAGATTTTGTAACACAACATATTAAGAAAAATAAGCTGCGCGTGTTTATGACGATATTAGCTGCAACGATGGGCTGTGCTTTTCTGATTGTGCTAGCATCCGTTGGTTTTGGATTACAGGAATCTTTACGCAATGAAATTCTTTCGAATGAAACAGTTACGAAAATTCAAGTATATGGCGATAAGCAATTGACAGAAGAGCAAGTACAAGAAATTAAAAATTTGAACCATGTAGAAACGGTGCTTGAAACGATAAGTGTGAATGCTTCTGCACATTCCTTTTTAGGTGATCGTGATACAACCTCTAATTTAATTTTGTCGGATATGCAGGACTTTGAGCAGGTGAACGGCAAGCTTGCAAAAGGACACTATCCAACAAAGCCAAATGAAATTGTTGTAGGCTATCATTTTGGTCAAACATTATTGAATGCGGCAGAACGCAATATTATTGAAGAAAAGAGTAAAAAGGCTGAAGCAGAAGGAACATACTATGATGGTAGTGAAGAAGGCTATAAAGAATCATTAATTGGAAAAAATATAGAGCTTTCCTTAGTGCCTCATACTGGCACAAATGATGAAACGCAAAAAATGGCCTATACAATTGTTGGTGTGATGGAGAAGCCTTCTTATGATTGGATGGTTGATAACGCCATTCACATGGATAAAGCACAAAAGTCAGTGTTAGCTGAAAATATACCTGCCAATAGTGATATCAAAGAAGATGAGCTATTTTACTCAGAATTTAATATTTATGCGGATACTTTAGAAAATGTAAAGCCGATTTTGGAGAAGTTAAAGGGTAAAGGCTATAGTGTCTATTCAGTGACCGAACAATTAGATCAAATGAATGTATTTTTCCTTGTACTAAAAATTGGCTTAATCTTTGTAGGGACGATTGCGGTGCTGATTGCTTCTATTGGTATTTTTAATACAATGACAATGGCTGTCACAGAGCGTACACGTGAAATCGGTGTGTTAAAGGCGATTGGTGCAAGTCCGAAGCTTATTCAACGATTATTCTTAATGGAGAGCACGTTTATTGGTATTTTTGGAACGTTTATTGCGGTTGTTATTTCGTATGCCATCAGCTTTGCGGCTAACGCAGCATTACCATTGATTCTTAAGGCAGCGACAGGAGAGGAGGCTTTTGCAACAAATGATATAATATTCTCTCTTATACCATGGCAATTAGTCATTATTGCAGCCGCCATTAGTATCGGAGTAGCGATGATTTCAGGCTATCGTCCAGCACGCAAAGCGACTAAAATAGATGTGATTCAAGCTTTACGACAAGAGCTATAA
- a CDS encoding ABC transporter ATP-binding protein — MIQVENLQHTFLIGKRGKEKQVPVLKGVNFEVNKGEIVAIVGKSGSGKSTLLQVLAGFMKAEQGSIKVNGKETAHLTETESAAFRLRQFGFIFQNFQLMPGLTAFENIELPLKLQGLRKAVRKERVKKLMDKVGLTEVADHYPNELSGGQQQRVSIARALITNPPILLADEPTGSLDSETEQDILLLIQSLNRELGLTFVIITHDEEVATIAHRRFRMYDGELVKEEA, encoded by the coding sequence ATGATTCAAGTTGAAAACTTACAACATACATTTTTAATTGGTAAAAGAGGGAAGGAAAAACAGGTTCCAGTATTGAAAGGTGTGAACTTTGAAGTTAATAAAGGAGAGATTGTTGCCATTGTAGGAAAAAGTGGCTCTGGCAAATCGACCTTATTACAAGTTCTTGCTGGTTTTATGAAAGCTGAACAGGGGTCTATTAAAGTAAATGGTAAGGAAACAGCCCATCTGACTGAAACAGAAAGTGCTGCTTTTCGCTTACGTCAATTTGGCTTTATTTTTCAAAACTTTCAGTTGATGCCGGGTTTAACGGCTTTCGAAAATATTGAATTACCTTTAAAACTACAGGGCTTACGTAAGGCTGTACGGAAAGAAAGGGTAAAGAAATTAATGGACAAAGTTGGTCTGACAGAAGTGGCAGATCATTATCCTAATGAATTATCTGGTGGACAACAACAGCGTGTCAGTATTGCGCGTGCCCTTATCACAAATCCTCCGATATTGCTTGCTGATGAGCCTACAGGAAGTCTTGATTCAGAAACCGAGCAAGATATTTTATTGCTTATCCAGAGCCTAAACCGTGAGCTAGGGCTAACCTTTGTCATTATTACGCATGATGAAGAAGTGGCCACGATAGCACATAGACGTTTTCGCATGTATGATGGCGAACTTGTAAAGGAGGAGGCTTAA